From Dermacentor albipictus isolate Rhodes 1998 colony chromosome 8, USDA_Dalb.pri_finalv2, whole genome shotgun sequence:
ATTCCGACATTCCTGTAGTGAATCCCGCAAGGAGTCCACATTCAGTAAACTTGACAAGATTCACAGAACAACTGAAAAATCAGTTTCGCAACTATATGGTTTCCCAATTCTGATGATGCACGAAATGTGGCGAAGCTAAATTTTCAACGTACAGAATCAAAAGGCATCCGAAGGGGATAAAATATAAATTTCAGGAACAACTTTTATGAACAAGACTAAGCGTACTTATGCGCCAGCAGGCTGATTACGTACAAGTTTCTTGAGGCTCTGGAGTTCATCCGGGATCCAGTCGATCTTGGTCCTGTTTAGCCGCAGCCATCGAAGGCCGGTCATGTCACCGACTGCCTTGGGAAAGTAGTCCTCCTATGGCACAAAGCAGTACAACAGTTACTAATTAGGAAACAATTGAAATTAATATCAGACTGCAATAAGCCAATTGTGGTCATTTACTACCATACCACAAAGCACTTGACAGTCCGCCCTATCGAAATTCAAAGTACTATTGCGCATGACTGAAATGTGGGCGGGAACGTTTAAAGTAAAGCATGTATTGTGACAGATAACTCAACAGTGTGATTTCGCAAAACTAAGGAATTCTTCATAATAAATTCATGGGAATGCCTCGTACAGGTATTCAACAAAAAGACATGCCCATTCATTAACTGCCCTTAGATCCCCTCCCCCACCACGCACACATTTCAAACACACTGGGTGCTCAAAGCAATGACAGAAACATTGCAGCGGCAAAGAGATACTTGGACAGCAGGGCAAGTTCAAGACGAACCTGCTGGATAGTGTCAATGTTAAGAAATGGTTAGCTAATGAATCATGTTGCCAAATCAACAAAGGTATCTGCAATGACTCACTGTCTTCAGAGTGTGCTACCAGGAAAAGTAGTTTTTGCCAACCTTTTCACAAATAGCGATTACAGCAGTAAGTATAACAGCCCCAGCATTTTACCCTGTAAATACCCAATAAACCCCAAGTGTATGCAGCACACTAGGCAGCAGGTGGTATCGGTAACAGTAGAACCTAACATAACCTGCTGTAGTTCTATGTTAAAATACATTACTGGCCATCATGTTGCAGTAATAGAAAAGACTGGCAAAACCACCATACTGCTCTCATATACAGTTAATTCCAAATGGTCAGCATCAAAAAGATTGCAGTGAATAATTGCTGAGCAGAATTAAAGTGCTAGACATATACACTTAATACCACAGTGATATCACTTCCACTGCCAAGAAAAATCATAGAATTTGTTTTGCATGTTACAAGAAATGTCACAGAAGGAAAGAGATCTACATTACTCGGATCCTTCTTCGTTTTCCTGTCTGATTTGGAAGAGAGCAATTCGTGCATTAGTCCACAAGAATCGATTGTCACGTGTAAACCTATGTAACAAAAATGTATTTTTGTTTATTCACAACAAGAGGCTCTGCAACTTAATGTTACAAAGGAGAGCGAATCAGCAAGCTGAAAGAATTACGATTTAAATTAGAACCAGAAATAATTTAAGAAATGCTCGTTAACATAGACCGTTAAAGTGGGCCTCATATTGCTGTTTTCGCAAATTATTCAGGTGCGCATTTAAGAAGACGTTTTGATATGTTTCATTTACGCATTTGAGGAATGTACTTCGTTTCACACATAGCAGGCAACACTACGATGGCTGGAGAGAGTTACCTCAATGCTTGTACTTATGAACAAATAAAGTAGCGCATCTCATTTGAAAGAAAGATACAGGTATGCATCTCGCAAATTGACGTGACAGTTAGTCCCGTACTAGTTTGTCTTAAAATATGATATTACTACTATATGAAGAGTGTCGCAGATCTTAACTCGTTCACCATTGAACGGGGGGGGGCAAGATGTTCCACAGCACTCTGCTTGCACCAGTGACCAAAACGCAGCACAGTAaaaaccttgttataacaaaCTTGAAGGGGGAACCAAAATTACTTTATGTCCATTACTTTGTTACATACATCAGTGCATGCACTGGAATATGAACCTCAGTGGAGGTTTCAGGGGGAATTTCGCTTACTTCACTATACCCATTACTTTGCTATATCCAgtttcgttataacaaggttcgACTGTACGATGCCCACTGTAAGCAGAGAGGTGCACGAATAATAAGTGAGTCAGCGTTAACCTTTCGCCCACAAGCTGTAGCGGTAATATGTGGAGTGGTTATTCCCTAGAAAGTGCCGCTGGTCAGAAAAGAACTGCGATGCGAAATGCGCAGGGTAATTACTTCTATGACCGTACTACCGTGGGGAGACTGCACAGTGTTGCCTGTtaagtatgaaatggagtatCGAACAGATAagttttgtttccattctttgaaGTATTGAAGGTGGATAAGTTAGAGTTTGTGGGCTATGCAGTACACTTGCACCGAAGGATAATCAATTTAGTCTTCTTGAGGCATTCAAAATCAAGAGAACCAGCACCGCCACCATAGTATGCATACatagaatagtttttttttttttcaggagataATATACACGTGTTGGGATGAGGCGTGCTTACGTATTTATCATAGCTCCAAGCTCGCCACTGAAACAAAATGCAAAACACAACATTTCGGAACAGATTTAGAATACGGTTTCGCATTTctggcagaaaagaaaaaaaaatagaaaaagtcCCCCTGTACTTTCGTGGCTTTACGCTTCTATAGTCATAACCAATTTGGCAGAGATGAATTAGCACACAAAACTGACACGCAACAGAAGGGTGCCGGTGACACCAATTTCACTCGACGAATAAGCAGGGCACCCATTCAATTAACCACTACAGAAAGCTTGCTTACACAAAAGTAACGTTGTATTTGAAAAAAAGTAAGTAAGTTAGGATACCAAACAGATTACTAGTTTTCTCTGCCCGTAAACATTGCAGCGTTTCCCTGAAAAAAGTTTCGCAATAAGTATTGCTTCGGAAACGTTTCACGGGTACAAAGTTTACGAAGACATACGAAAGCAGTCGATGGAAATCAACATTAGCGCGATCGCTAGACTATTACACTTTACTTAAACCAAGAAGACAGTGCGCTGCGTTGAGCTCGTCATTTAATTgccgcacgtttttttttttttagctgtttaTACGTACTAGTAACCATTCGGCAAGCCAAGCCGTTGCCGCAATGCTCTTGCGGAATCCCAGCAAGAGAATACTAACAATAGTTCCACTGCACACAACTTGTCAAGGCCTCTCTAGTTTGAAAAGGCGTTTGTTTTGCACCCATCAAATGATCCGGCTTCCGTCACGAGACGCGCGAAAATGCAAGCACTACAAAAAGATCAAAATAAAAGCCGCAAGAGAGACCAACGTGCAATGGGTTTCTGGCGATCATCTTGGGTTACACCTCCCGAGAGAAGGCGAGTTATTAATGTGAGCAAGAAAGGCTACGCGACAGGACAGCGCAACCGATCAGTAGATTAGTGACTGCTGTGTTAATCTGTTGCATTCATACAAGCGAAATGTTCCGTACTTGGAAGTCATTTCGAGTAAAATCGATGCCCCGGACGAAGGGCAGCACGCCAGTAGCCGCCATCTTGAACTTTACGGTACTCGTAGCGCTACCTAGGCGGGCGCGAACGAAATTGAAAATAACGGCAAATACAGCCTCAACACAAGGTCAACCTTAGTCAACGTGCGGTTCCGTCAAAACAAAATGGGTCAATTAGTTCTTAGTTATGCAAGTCTGAGCTTATGTTTTTGTTGTCGACTAGGCTGAAATTTTAGAAATTTAACTGCGCTCGGACTAagtcgcatcatcatcatcaccagtgTCCACATCATCATCGGCTCAAATCGCAAGCCAGGCGGATAGCCAGCCACCAACGCCGACGCGCTTTGCTATCAGCCGGTGTGTGAACACGTCGAGCGAAAAAGGAGAGAACCGTCTCGTGGCATCGCAGAGCCAGCGTTTGATTGTTTACTCGTCGTAAGCGCCGGTGAAGACAAGAAGCCATGGCCTCCGCGACAATCTGGGACGTGGTGAAGCGGTTCCTGGACGAGTATTCGGCCACGACGCCCAAGAAGCTGAAGATCATCGACTCGTACCTGGTCTACGTCGTGCTCACGGGGATAGTGCAGTTCGTGTACTGCTGCATCGTGGGCACGTTCCCGTTCAACTCGTTCCTGTCCGGCTTCATCACCTGCGTGGCGTCGTTCGTGCTGGGAGTCTGCCTACGGCTTCAGGCGAACCCGCAGAACAAGTCGCAGTTCTTCGGCATCAGCCCCGAGAGAGCGTACGCCGACTTTGTGTTCGCGCACATCGTCCTGCATCTGGTCGTCATCAACTTCATCGGTTGACGAACTTGCCGCTCCGTCTCGAGGAAGAGCGGACGTTCGTGGGGGAAGAACTGTTTTGGAACGAAGCTTTGTTATTGCGTTCACTGGGTCtcgcgggattttttttttcctcggctgCCTTTATCACCCCCTTTTCTAATAAACTACTGGTGTGAGCAAGTGCCCGTCTTTTATTTGCGCAGACCATTTGCCGGCAACGTGGCATTTGTCTGTTAGAGCAGGGTTCTTAACTATTATATGAAACAAATTAAGAAATTTAAGCTCCAACGCATGTTGAAACTAGTACAAGTTCGTTAATGGCCGAAgcacagaggggggggggggagaaaaaaaattacgtttATAGAAACAATGTGTTTATTCAACCCAAACATTTCAAACAAGCATTGGAAACACAGATGACATTTTAAATTAGCTTGAAAAAACAAATACAAATATGGAGTGCATTACTCCAGCCATTTGCTCCTCTGTTTCATAAATGTGCCTTAACTGGAAGTCCATGCTTGACTTGGTCAAAGTAATGCTTGATGTAAACGCAATGTCTTGACTACAACCACGCTAGGCGTCGTATAATctaagtcaagcatgggcttcatgTTGATGCACATTATGGAGGTTATGTACAAAAGCTCAAAGTGATTAAGATGACCTGCTACAGAAATAGGCAATGGTTGTAATTACGGTTTCAATCCGATTTAACCTTTAAGTGGGGCATTCAGAGCACATAAAAATGCTCATACATTACACAGTATAGGTAATGAAGGTGAAGCTAGAAACAAACAGCAGTCGGGTTTGCGTTTCGCAACAATCTTAGGTTGCTATCGGCAGATTCTGCCGGTAACGGCTGCATGGTGGAATCTAAGTTGATTAAGATCATAGAGAATGGAACAAGAAGTGGGTCGTTTTAAAACACGGCCCAGCAGGCCTCTTTCAGCACTTTTCTTTTTGACCACAATATCACACACCGGTCACAGAAATAACACCATGGTGTAATGCTGCTGAGCAAAGATTCTTTCAACAGTGCCAGCAATGGCTTCGGTTAGCTGTTTATCAAAAGCACGACATGCACAACACTTCAGAGCATGTTGCACAAAGTTATGGAATGCACCGCACGGGTATAAAATGAAAGGATTGAAATTAAGGACAGTTGAAATAGGGggagaaaaaaaactgcaaataaGTCGTCGTTCAAAGCAGCAAGCTCAAAAGATTGTCTTCTTCCAATCACGAATGAAAACATAGGCTTCGATATTCACAACTCGTGCAAGGTCCGACACCGGAAGTCTCATGCCCGTCGTCTCGTCCGTGACATACGTGCGGTCAATTCCCTGCACTGGCTCATAATCCTGGTTGTAGAAAGAGTAGTAGCATTCGTCCATCTCGTCATCCAGCTCCTCTCCCGATGAACTGTATGACCCATTACCGATGTCATAGTCGATGGTGATCTCCCTGAAGAAAAACTTCCTCTTTGAGGACCTCTTCACCACATCTACGTGAAAGACGGATGACGGCCGCCTACAGGCGCGGCCCCGGCAGTGCCGCACAAAGTGTTCCTTGGTGTCGAAACCTCGGTAGCAGCGGGAACAGAAGTAAGCACAGCCATGCTGAGTGAAGCCATGGCTTAGCAGTCGCTCCAAGTACATAAAGCTCACACTACAGTGCATGCAGTAATATGCTGGGACATCTTCATCTTCCTCGGTAGTCAAGCTGCCCTTTTCGGACCTGTCACTGCTGGCTTGAAGTGCAGGCACTGAACTTTCTGTTAGGGAGCATTTTTCCCTGTGCGCTTCGATGTATGACTGGCTGAACGTTTGAAAGCCGCATCGCTGGCAGGTGTGGAGGGCGCACACAATGGCCTGGCGGGCAATCTCTGCTTCGATGTTTGCATCCATGCCTTCAGCAGGGCCCGACCCGCCGTGGACAGCTTTCATGTGGCACTCCTTGGCCCGGATCCCACGAAATGACTGGCCGCACATCTTGCATATTGTCGGGTAGTATGTGTAGTGACGCAGGAAGTGGCTCCGGAAGGTCGACACCACCCGGAAAACCTGCGCACAGTggcggcaggtgaagcgctgaAACTTGAATGGCAGGTTCTGCAGCACCCACGAGAGTAGCGGCCTGGTGTCGCATACAAGCAGCGTTGCGGTCGCAGAGCAGCGCTCATTGTCAATGTGCTTTTGCCAGGACAACTGGTCATCGAAGCCGCCAAGGCAGGACGAGCAGACGTAGGCCGTGACGCGAAGCTCTTGCTTCAACACGTGCTGCTGCAGACGGCCGACGTCATCGATGGAAAAGGAGCAGAATGGGCAGTGGCCGTGTTTCACTGCCTCTATGTAGTCGTACGACATGAAGAGCTTGTCGGCGAGCTCTTGTACGGAGAGGGAGAGACTATGCTTGCTCGACGTATGCCTCTGAAAGTCATCGAAGCCAGAGACCAATGCCGGGCAGAAGCAGCAGCGCTGCTGAAAAGTCAAGTGGCTTAGGTCATAAGAGGTCTCGTACTTGACGCCCCTGTCAGAAGAAGTGATAAGCTCCTTGCCGAGGTTGTCGCTTCTGACCCGAAACATGGTCATCTGGCTCGAGTGGCAGTAGCAGGCATGGAGCATCATGGCGCCGgtgcttgccgttccgaagcTGCAGTAGCCACACTCAATGTCGGCAAAACCATGGTCTTGAAAGTGTTCAACTAGTGCCGTTACAGACTGGCAACTCTTAGTGCACCTTCCGCAGGGAAATGAGTCTGCATCGACATGAGCCTCTTCAAAGTGCTTTTCAAACTCGCACCGTTTCCTGTTTCTAAACATACATCCTGGAAACCCGCACACATATGGATCGAACTCTTTGATCTGTACAGTGGAAGTGGACGCAGCAGGGTCCCCACGGCTGGACAGGGAAATGGATGTAACCGAATCCTGTGGGTGAGCTTGAGGAAAATGAACACTGAAATGCATATTGCGGGCAGTTCGGTACAAGCACTTGCAGCACTGGAACCGCAGATCGCTGTGGTCTTCTTCGAGATGAGTTAGCAGGGCTCCTGGACTGGCGACACTAGCACCACAATACAGGCAGAAGACATCAGTGAGATCGTGATTCTTTAGGTGATTTTCAAAATCTGAAGCGCTGTCTGTGCTGAAGCCACAAGTAAAAGCACTACACTTGAACTCGTGGCTTATGTTGGCCACCAATTGGTGGAAAGCACGAACAGACTTGGGGCACCGGTAACCATAGTAGACACTGCGTGAAATGGTGTCCATAATCTCTGGCTCGTAGCAATCTGTCGTCTCCTCGCTGGTTGAGGACAGAAGTCTCTGCCTTTTCCGCCGCCACTGCACGGAATCAAACTGCTCATTTGAGGAATTGTGTGCAGAAGATTGTTGCGAGGTGTTTCTCGGGGGCTTTTTCTGAACGGCTCGATGACGGTGCCTCGCAGGATGTCGGACGGGCTTGCGAGCAAAACTTGCACTTTCACCGACATCATTCTCTTCACTCTCATCCGAGTCAGCGTTGTTAACCGTCACCAACCTGAGCCCGTCGAGTGTGTGATAACTGAACGGGAGCCGGCGATGCTCTCGTTGGTGATGGAGCCGCAAAAGGTCAGATCGCTTTGCACCGCGGAAGCAGTAGGTGCAGAAAAATGACATCCTGTGCAACTTGCTCATGTGAACTGCAAGACTCAACTTGGAGACGAACCTCTCCCGGCACTTCTCGCAAGACACGCGAAACATTTCATTATCTACACTGCCACTGGAAGACGactccgcctcctcctcctcttgaAGCGTCTCCTCACCCGATAGCTCACTCGGATGCCAGCTGACATCGGCTTCTGAGGGCGCGCTCTTCGCGGCAGTGCTGGAGCTATCTTCGTCGTCGGTTTCCAGGCTACTCTTGTCGCTGCAGACGAAGCCGTCGTGCTTGTAGCCGTGCGCCGTGAAGCTCCTGTTGGCACGATTGGCACGACTACCGTTCGACGACTGCCTCGACTCGGATCTAGCTGTCGTCTTGCAGCGCGACGCTTGCCTCGCCTTGGCAGCTGACGACTTCTGTTTCCTACCTTCGCTGCGCGGTTCGTGAAACGGCTTCCCGTCGTGATCGGAGACGTGGTGCAGGCGAAGCGCCAGAAGCGTGGCGCAGGTGAAGTTGCAACTCGGGCACGCGATCTCCAGTTTTCCTCGCCCTGACGTCCCATCGTTTCCTTTCTTGCCGCGCAAGTGGGCACCGCCCGCTACAGAGGGAACGACCGCCTTGCCAATCTCGTCGCCATGCGATCCCGTAGCGAGATCGGGGCTCTCGGCCCGGGAGGAGGGTCCGCTGACACTTTCGGTGTCCCGATCCGCGAAACTGTCCCGAGAGCAGCTCTCAATGCCATGCGCCGCCGGCTCAACTTCGGCAGCAGGTGTCTCCGGGAGCAAGAGTTTCGCGTACTCGCCCTTGTCGTGCAACTCGAGGTGGTGCTGCTTCAGTCGCGAGACGCTCAGCGAGGACCACGTACAGTGGGCGCAGCTGAACGCGCCGTTCGAATCCTGCGGGTGGTTCTGGGACAGCTGGCATATGCTGCAGTCCACCTGCGCGGGCGATGCGGTCGGCAAGTCGTCGGCGTTGCCGCTCTCCGCCGCGCTCGCCGGCTCGCCCGCGCAGCACGCTTCGAGAGACGAGGAGGGGGACGACAGAGACGACGCGTCCGTGCCGCAGGACAGCGCATTTCTCGCTCGCGCGGCGTCGTGCATGTTCCTGCAGTGAGACTTCAGCGCGGCCTCGTTGGCGAACAGGCGACCGCAGGAGGGGCAGACGCGCCGAGAATGAGCCTGAGTGATGTGCGCCGAAACCTCGACCCAGGAGGTCGCTCCCTGATCGCACAGAAGGCAGTTGAAGTCGGTCGTCTGCGGTGCCCGGGAGGGAGTCGACGACGCCGGTCCGTAGCATCGCTCGGCGGAGTTCCAGTTCTCCACGGCCATGAGCTTGAGTCCATGCTGGCGCCGGTGGTGGTGGCCCAGTTCGTCCTCGTGTACGAAGCGCAGTTTGCAGTGAGCACAGCGGTGAGGAGCATTGAAGCCCCACATGTACGGTTGATTTGGCGATTGTTTGGCGAGCCGAGACATCGTGACACCTCATACAAGACATGATCCAAACTTTCCGAACGATCTACTGAGCGCCATTTTAGCTTTGGAGGCTACAGGCCGCAGCGtgccttttcttttgtttcttcagcgtcGCTCGCACACGGAAGGAATAAGCAAGCGACGAACATAGTCGGGAGAACGCTTTGCGCGACGGTCACAGGGACATTTCCTCAC
This genomic window contains:
- the Dad1 gene encoding dolichyl-diphosphooligosaccharide--protein glycosyltransferase subunit DAD1, with the protein product MASATIWDVVKRFLDEYSATTPKKLKIIDSYLVYVVLTGIVQFVYCCIVGTFPFNSFLSGFITCVASFVLGVCLRLQANPQNKSQFFGISPERAYADFVFAHIVLHLVVINFIG
- the LOC135920139 gene encoding uncharacterized protein, encoding MSRLAKQSPNQPYMWGFNAPHRCAHCKLRFVHEDELGHHHRRQHGLKLMAVENWNSAERCYGPASSTPSRAPQTTDFNCLLCDQGATSWVEVSAHITQAHSRRVCPSCGRLFANEAALKSHCRNMHDAARARNALSCGTDASSLSSPSSSLEACCAGEPASAAESGNADDLPTASPAQVDCSICQLSQNHPQDSNGAFSCAHCTWSSLSVSRLKQHHLELHDKGEYAKLLLPETPAAEVEPAAHGIESCSRDSFADRDTESVSGPSSRAESPDLATGSHGDEIGKAVVPSVAGGAHLRGKKGNDGTSGRGKLEIACPSCNFTCATLLALRLHHVSDHDGKPFHEPRSEGRKQKSSAAKARQASRCKTTARSESRQSSNGSRANRANRSFTAHGYKHDGFVCSDKSSLETDDEDSSSTAAKSAPSEADVSWHPSELSGEETLQEEEEAESSSSGSVDNEMFRVSCEKCRERFVSKLSLAVHMSKLHRMSFFCTYCFRGAKRSDLLRLHHQREHRRLPFSYHTLDGLRLVTVNNADSDESEENDVGESASFARKPVRHPARHRHRAVQKKPPRNTSQQSSAHNSSNEQFDSVQWRRKRQRLLSSTSEETTDCYEPEIMDTISRSVYYGYRCPKSVRAFHQLVANISHEFKCSAFTCGFSTDSASDFENHLKNHDLTDVFCLYCGASVASPGALLTHLEEDHSDLRFQCCKCLYRTARNMHFSVHFPQAHPQDSVTSISLSSRGDPAASTSTVQIKEFDPYVCGFPGCMFRNRKRCEFEKHFEEAHVDADSFPCGRCTKSCQSVTALVEHFQDHGFADIECGYCSFGTASTGAMMLHACYCHSSQMTMFRVRSDNLGKELITSSDRGVKYETSYDLSHLTFQQRCCFCPALVSGFDDFQRHTSSKHSLSLSVQELADKLFMSYDYIEAVKHGHCPFCSFSIDDVGRLQQHVLKQELRVTAYVCSSCLGGFDDQLSWQKHIDNERCSATATLLVCDTRPLLSWVLQNLPFKFQRFTCRHCAQVFRVVSTFRSHFLRHYTYYPTICKMCGQSFRGIRAKECHMKAVHGGSGPAEGMDANIEAEIARQAIVCALHTCQRCGFQTFSQSYIEAHREKCSLTESSVPALQASSDRSEKGSLTTEEDEDVPAYYCMHCSVSFMYLERLLSHGFTQHGCAYFCSRCYRGFDTKEHFVRHCRGRACRRPSSVFHVDVVKRSSKRKFFFREITIDYDIGNGSYSSSGEELDDEMDECYYSFYNQDYEPVQGIDRTYVTDETTGMRLPVSDLARVVNIEAYVFIRDWKKTIF